TTATAAAAAAGGACTGGTATTCGCCATCCATTGGAAGAAGAGCAGTGTTTATTGAGTGTCATGGTCATCACTAGGGCTGGTTACCATGCATTTTTAGTCCTCCTTGTCCCCTATTCTGGGCACAGGGCTGGAATTCATTTCCTGGACTTATCGTAGTTGAGGTGGTGTATTAGTTTTGGCTAATGAGTTATGGGGGAAAAGTGATGTGTGTCAATTATAGGCTGCACATTTTATTAGCAGTATAATTAATCACTGTCTTGTCCCCTCTGCCATGACAACTAGCAAGGTTTGACACAGTTGTTTACAGAGCAttgtttaaaagataaaatcacaAGACCGCTCAGAATAGGGAGTGACTATGCATTCACACTCTTTTTTCGCTTTCTCAAAGGAAAGTTTCAGTGTGAAATTAGTAAatcctcacatggccttctttctttccaagTGGGGTGGGATGAGGCAGATTCTCCCTCCTGTAGCCTTCAGGCATGCCACTGTAGCCCCTCCCTTGCTGAAACACAAAAACCTGTGTCTTGGCTGGAGCTTTCCTGGCTTCCAAGTCTAGACCTGTGTGCCCAGTGTGTCCCCATGTGTTTGTGCCTCAAGTTTCAGTGAAGCCTAGTGTGAAAGAGATCAGGCCCAGGAGTCACATTGTGTGGCTTGGCCATTTAACATCTGTGTGACTttgataaagtaaaaattaacccCTCTCAGCTTTGGTctgttttctgtaaaatgggggtagtAGTAGCATCTTCCTCACAGGCTATTGTGAGCATTCAATGAGGTAACGCGTGTAAAGTGCTTAGTGTGGTACTTGGTATATGACAAGCACTCCTCTATCTGTGTGTATACTGATTCATTTGGTACATTTAGAAATAACCCATGCAAAGTAATCCTATCTCCATTTTAAGATTGTGAAGGTTTTTTCCTGCAGGACGAAAGAAGTCTTGGAGTAGCAAGTAATCAGTTTTTATGTCGTTGTATTTTTTAGCCACACCAAGGATGCAATACAGTCGGCCCTCTGTATCCGTCAGTTCTGCATCCATGGACTCGACCAACCgcagataaaaaatattcagaaaataaattccacaaagttccaaaaagcaaaCCTTGAATTTGTCCCACACCAAGTACTACATTGAATCCAGGAGAATCAAGTGATGTGTAGGCATTGTTTAAGGCATTGTAAGTAATTTAGAGACGAAGTAAAGTATAAGGgtggatgtgcataggttatatgcaaatatgttgcattttatataagggacttcaGCACCCAGGGTTTGGGTTATGGGTGGGGGtgtgtcctggaaccaatcccaaCGGATACGGGGGAATGACTGTACTTTGAAGAGAGAGAGTAGCAATCTTCAAAATGCAGGAAGTGAAAGAAACACAGAGAGCATTCTTTGGAAAGATACTTGAAGGTTTTTTTCTAATCATTTCAAACCTGAGTTCCCACCCTTTTCCCACCAACTCAGAGAAAACTTTTTCTGACACAAAGGGAGAAACGAAAACATATTTTTGAACAACGCTTTTTTCTTGGaggttttctttttgaaaattatttttaagtttgtttgaGGCAATTTTTACTGGGATGAACCAGCTTCTTTTGGAGGGTGGAGAAGTCACTTCCCCTCTTAGATCTTAtctgcttatctgtaaaatgaaagcatTAGGGTTGACAAGTCTTCCTATATCTGGTGTTCTTTGATTCTGCCATTCCCTGTTTAAGCCAGAGCCTAGGAATCTAGATCTGGAGGCTGTTTCTGTTTTACATTGTGGACTAGAAATTAAGCACACACCGCCCCAACTCCCCCAGCTGCCTGAGACTTAAGAAAAAGTGAGACTGCAGTCCTTTGATTTGGCGTTAGAGCTCTCCGTGGCATTAACCTGTTGTTGGTCTAACGTGTGGGGCCAGAAGAAGTGTGCTCGAAATCTGTGAACATGGTTGCTGAACAAACGcgttttggtttctttcttttcctttttttctttttcccaggagtgaggagggggaggaaaaaaCTGGTCTTTGTTGTGAAGCCACGGTCCCAAACTTGAACCTAGAGGAATGTTCAGGCTCTGAAAAAAAGTTAGGGAGCAGCCTTGCAATTATGCGCTCAGTCACAACAAGAGGGTAAGAACTTTCAAGGCACTGGATTGAAGAGACACAAAAGTCAGGAAATGACCCTTTCGTCGGGATTTCAGAGGCCGCAGAGGAGAAACAAAGTCCTCTCACAACTTGGGAAACTTCGGACCGTACCATCCCATCCcgagggggcaggggtgggggaggccGGGAGAGGGCAGTGGAAATTGACATCTTCGTTCTCAACAAGCCGTGAGTAAACTGAGGATTTCCCGGCTGAAAGGACTCAGTGTCTGCCTGTCCCCGGCCCAGAAATGAAAGAGAGTTTCAGCCGATCCTCATTGTGGGGCCTGCTGAAAAAGCAGCCCGGGTCGCCCCGGCCAGCCCCGGCCAGCCCCGGCGTCCTGAATCGGAGCCCTGTGCGCGCCAGGCCGGGCCGCGCGCCCGGGTTGCAGGATGGCGTGCCCAGGCCAGCCCATCTGCGGCCGCGGGCCGGCGGGGAGGAAGCGTCCCTGGGGATGAATGGGGCTTTGTTCGTAGGCAGCCGCGGCTACCCTCTGCAGGCCCGGCCCGCACAACAGAAGCTGTATGCAAGAGGAATGGAAATGAGCCTCAGGCCCTGCCGAAGGAGCCCCATCCCCTTCCCTGCGCGGGGCTGAGGAATGCTGGCCAGCCGGAAAGGAACCCTCGCTGGGAACGCCGCTCTCGCGCCTCTGAAACCCCATTGAGAAGAACCCTTTGATGCAATTAAAGCACATTTCATTGCAGGCCTGGGAGGAGGGAACGACCGGCAAGCTTTTTTCTGTCTCGGACGTGTGTGTGCACCTTTGTGGGCTGGGTTACTTAGAGACCAGGTGGGAACTTGAGCTCCCTCTCTCGCAGACGTTCTGTAACATCAGAAAAGCGTACCCATAAACAGATTGGTTTTCACCAGGGGTGGAACCCAATTTGGACACGATCCAGGCTGACCTGCAGGCCGGGGTTCCTACTTTGAAAGGCTCTTTGGTGCGCCTTACACCCACCTTCCCTGCTGTAAAGGTTTAGGCGGAAAAGAAATTGCGTTTGCAGGAGGAAGTTGTTTCTGAGGTTACTGCTCAGCGTTTTCCATTTTCTCAGTGGTGGGGTGGGCCGTGTCGCATATCCAGAAGTGATGTCACAGCCAGACCTGCAAAATGATGTAACCTGCAAGTGTTGAAGGACGACGATGGGACAGCTATTTTGATACTCgtattattttataacatttccCTACTTTTTCCACTGAGACAACTGTGGGACCTCAGAAAATCCACATAGCCTCTCTGAACttagtattttttgtatgttaaaaTGAATATCACAAAGCCAGAGAACGAATGTGATGAAGTTCTGGTGCTTGTGGAATTCTTTCTAAGTTGGAGGTGGACACTTTATATACCTGCACAGGTGGAAGATATGTGGGTAAACGAAAAGATCCTATTGGGACCTCTATTTGGTTGACTTTGTGTCACTTTTTACTAGGGCTAATTGTCTAATGTCTCTTTCCACTAGTGTATGCCTCCTTGAGAACGTGAACctttaaacaataacaacaataacaacaacaaaacgaaGACAGACTCCTGTCTgctctcccaggctagagtgcagcgtgCAATGGCAGCCTACAGTAAGGcagaattcctggcctcaagctatcctcccgccccACCGTGGCCTCCTGAAGGGCTCcgattacaggagggagccactgcacccagccaaacctGTCTTTTATTCTGTATCTCCTGTGCCCAGAGCGGTCACTGGCCCTGATAAGGGCTCAACAAATATGTTGAGTGAATGAACGAATACATTCAGGAGTGTAGGGATTGATACTAACTTGCTGgctgttttctgttccttataaATCTAAATAAGAAATAGGGAGAGCATGGTAGGTATTTGGGGTCCTCAGCGAGGCATAAGTTCAGGAGAAGTTTGAAGGAAAGGGtaggaaaacatttttgagaGCACAAACATGCTACAAGCGTTTCCTGAAATGCCCCGAAGGAGAGTGCAGCACTCAGGTGGAGGAGTCATTTTTTCCAAGTGAGTGGAAGGTTAATACTGGCAAACATGAATCATGTTTTATATTCATAAGGAGTGTGCCTAGTCAATCACTGATTCTTTAAACACGCCAGGGAAGCAGGGCGGGAAGAGTAATGGCCATGCATGATGGGCATCGTTGTTTCTTATACGTTGCTCTAAATGTCTCTCCATGGTTCTTGTTATTTTGGGCCTGGTTTAGACTTCTATTTGGTTGTTTTCCTCTGAGATCTGGAATACACGAATATGTTTTCCACTCAGAAAATCCAATACACTTTTGCATCCCAATCAGGAAGCTGATAAACATGAGATAGTAGAGTACTTGCTACCTTAAATATATACCTCCACATGTGTGCAGGAAATACCACTCAAGTAATGCCTAGGTAAGCAAATGCATGCTCCTGTCTTCTTCCCTCACtcttacaccacacacacactctgatcAAATGGTGAGTAATATAAAGTCTGTTTAAAGATGGGACCTCCACGATTCCTTGTTTGTGTCAGGGGCAATATGCCAAACACATGGCTGCCCACAACTTTGTTTCTTGTCCTGTGGGTCTGTTTGGCTGTTATTCTAGTCATCGTTTTGTCTTGATGTGGGCATCAACCCTGAGAGTGGAGACTGTTTTTTGGACTGTCCCATTCGTGTCTATTTAACCAGGTGAATACAACCCACTTAAAAATCTCACATGTGAGGTGATTCCACGATAGAACAAAAGTTGTACAACAGTAACAGTTGTGGTTTCCCTCCCTTTACAGAACTAGTGAGTTTTCATCAAATCATTgggtatttctgtttctttctgatttaCATTATGCTTCTGTAGAGCACCTTTATCCTCATTTCAGATTGGTCATTACTAGGCAGTGACTTGAGTCCATCTACCTGATGCTAGCAAATAATCAATGATTCAGAAGGGATTAGTGAAAGCAAGGATCAAAGGTTCTTGTCTGATTACCTCCGTAAAGTCAAAAATCTCAAGTGATCATGTGTTATAAATTTTGATTTACTTGATTTCTTAAAAGGGCTATACCTATTTATCTGGAAATACTCACAATTCATTAGCACCTTTTATCTTAAGAACCTAGAACTCCACATGCTTGGGAATTGTGGATGAGGATAAAGTTTAAAGAGACAGGtcccagaagagaaaaaaacaaggattGTCATTCCATACTGCCAATTAAGAAATAACCTCAAAGAGGTAAAGCGGCTTGTCTGTTGTCACAAACAGTGGAATTAGAGTTGGATCTCTATTCTCCTGATTTCCAAGACTGTCCTCAAGGCCTCTAGTGCTTTAATGCCAGGGAAGCCTGCTATTTAGATAGAGACCAGACTGCATCCCAAGGGACATAAGAAAGCTGCTTCGTCTGATTTGATAAGATTGAGATAGCTATATTGCATACTGCTTTTCCATTTTTGGAAGGTGTACATTATTAGCTCagcttcccttttcttctgcctTATTTGTCCAGAAGCCAGAAACATGAAGAGAAGACCTTGCCTTGATTTGCCAGATGACCCATGGCCTTTTTAGTCAAGTTCCTGGAGAAGTTAGGGTGGAGGCTTACTTGACCTGTGTTTGGGGCAATAAAAGGGGAGGGGCCGCCTCCTCCAGCCTGTTCTAAAAAGCCAAAAAGCAAGGCTGTTTACTCAGCCCTGGGCTACTAAGTGCTGGGGTGGCCCGTGTTGACTTAAATGAGCCTTTGCAGTTTAGGTGGGGCTCTCTGGAGCTGTTAGTCATGTGAGGTTGCCAGGGCAACTTAATGTCTTATGAGCTGGAATGCTTcaagaagtacaaagaggagacTACAAGAGTGCATTACAACTTACAGTCATATGTTCAATAACATGTCATCTTTCCTAAtggggcttttatttttattttattttgtgggaTTGAAAGATCAGAAGCCGGAAATTATCTGGAGaggataaagaaaaggaaaaattaaaggaGGGGGCTATTTCTGTTGCTTATGTGGGCAATGATTAAACAAGGAGAACATCTGGTCCTGCAGCGGGTCTCTGCAGCGCTGCTTTTAATTACCCCGTCATTTGGTCTCATGCTAAATTAGTGACTGTGGGTGCAGCTCAGATCTCCAAACTGACAGCCCCGAAGAGCTCAACTCAGCCTGCCACATAGTCAGAGGGGAAACACGGAGCTTCCGGTTTCATATTTAAACCAGGGATTGACTCATAATTGTAGCTGTCAGGAGGGTGATGGAGACATTATGTAATCTGGTTCTTATGGCGATGTGTGTTTAAGGTTTCTGCCCTGTAAATTCCAGAGAAAATTTTGTGTCCATTGAGGGAGAGCTTGCTGGCTGCTCTGTGGTGTGCCCTGCAGGGTAATTACAGTGCTATTAAAGGTTCCTAAATCTGCCTGAATCCAAACATGAATGAATTTCCGCCTGAAAGGCCCTCCTGTTTTTCCATAGACTTTTAAATGTGGATGAGGTTAGGCGAAATCTGGCAAACTGCAAAGAGGCAGTATGCTGGCCCAATAGGGAAATGTAATAATGGCAAGCCATTCAGGCccacaactattttttttctggacCACATAGCTTCCCTTACTATTTCCCATCATTTCCAGTCTCAGAGATTCTGAAAGCGGACACCAGTTGCTTCTGGAAACAAAGCAATGAAGCTGTGGATCATTAGTTCGATTTTCATGCTGCTTGTTACTTGCCTCTCAGAGGTTTCAGCGCCTCTGTGGACTGGTGTAAGTTTGAGGGGCAGCCAAGGAAGGCTTGAGGCAGATCCAGTGTTTGctgctatcaaaaaaaaaaaaaaaagaaaaagaaaaaaaaagtcagatgagGCTGTTTAATTTTAAACTACAAAGAATGTGCTTTTAACTATTTTGCGCAGGGAGACTTGTGGTATGATGTGATTGTTCTCTGTATTCAAGTAATATAAGTTTTGGCTGCATGATAAGAAGGATTCATTCATAGAGAATAGTGCTGATATTAGAAGAATAACAGTAaagacaaaatagaattttaaagggTGAATGGGAGTTATGGTGGTGGAATAATGAGGACTGAAACCCTCAGACACCCCCTGATTGCTGATCTGGCTGACTCAGAGTTCTTACATCTGTTTCTGtacctttcctctctttcttaaaaattccCCAGTCCACCAGTACTTGGAGTGCTATACTTGGCCTTTTCATGACATCGCAGAAGACAATAGTATATAAAAAGTAGTTTTAGTCAAAATTAATAGCTACATGTGTAAAAATACGTCATCAAAATGCTGGCTATCATGGTCATCATCAATCAATCAGTCATGATCATCTATATTGTAATTGATTGCAGTTGGGTGGTCTCTGTTGTAATCTCttgtttttctagaaaaatgaGCAATTGGGAGAATTGGATATTTGCCCGTTGGTCTTTGAAACATGGTACTGGGAGTGAGCAATGTTCACTTAGCAAGAAGATGGAAAGATCACCACTTGCTTTCCTACCACGccttggaaatttttatttaaggtCATCCCATAAGTAGAATGGCTTGTCTTACTATGGTGGACCACATTTGCATTTTAGCTTTGCTTACCCAGCTCCTGATATTCAACTGATATGAGaaagttattttaatgaaaataatatgtttaatatgcttgtgtatttatacacatagaaatgtatatttaaaggAACGATTAAAAATTACCCCTATTCTTTGACAGCCTCAGGCTATAAAATCTTTATTAGGAAATAGTGACGGTATAACAActtgatttattttctcccatGAGGCTGAAGTTTTATATGAATATTATCCAGTCACTATAGCTTGGGACATTATCATCTGACTGATGGATGATGCAGGGATGGATAATTTCATGAGTTGTCTAGCCagagtttattcatttttctagtcATTGAAATGAGAAGACTTGATATGACTCCTGTTGAGATACTTTCAAAGGCAACCATCCTTGTAATGGATTTTCTCTGTCAGAAAATTAGGTActgatttgcctatttttttttccccgtaCTTAGAACTTACAGATGGACTAGGGATTCCTCTTCCAATTAACCCATTTattgcctgaggttgcaatttttggaatttttggaatcagaccttggtgatgaccttgagcagtaggatataagtAATTCCCACGTGCTTAGCATTCCAGTAATGGAACACCAGGCATAAATAGGTGAAGGGCCATTAGCTTATAGAAAATTACAATTGAAGACAACAAAACAGTATTATCCTGGGGgcttaaagaaattaaactgAGCATTGGATGTGGTCATCAATAGGACATTTccctttcttgtcttttctgACTTCTCTATCCAACCACAGGCTTTCATCATTGAGAATGAAGCAGCCAGAAGGGATAATTACCAGAGATAATAACTTatctttgattttaaaacattaaggAATTTTTATTAAGATTTATTAATAAGTACATTTAATTTAGTTTGATTAGAATTACAGCTTTAACTTGGCCTAAAACTGCTCCACCTTTCTGGGATCCTCCCTTCAGTTTTCTGACTCTTGGACCACATGTGTATTTAGTTCTGTGACAAAGAGCCCTGGCTCCTTCAGGCACGATGCCCACATCATCAAGGTTAGAGGCAATTATAACTTATACGGGTTGCAGTCTGTCCCTGTCCTTGTAAATTCCAGATTGTACTTGCTCACTCCTACTTTATATCTTATCTTCTCTTCCTGAAGACTCATGCTGTGGACTTCAAGCTCCAGCATCAGGCACAAAGACAACAGCCTTACAAGGACTGTTTAACCAGCCCCCATTGTGTAAGGTCAAATCTCCATAATAAATCCACTCTTCCCAagcaaaacacacatacacacacacacacacacacacacacacacacgcacacatcctAATGGTTTTGCTTCTCTGATTGAATTAATATCACTAATATTAATGTTGTTATGCAGATATCAAAGAACTAGGTAGGATTGTCTCAAGCTCTATTCATTCCGTGTAGAAGTCCAAAGTCCTCCCTAAGTTTTCTCCAAATTCTGTGAAGTCCACATTTTCATGGTCATTTTTGGCACATCTAGTTTGCCCAAAAGACCCTACAAAGCACTTGTGAGTATAATGTGTTTATTAAAACTGTTGGTGGCATGGGCAGACAGAAGTGCAGTTCatgttgaaacaaaaataatttcaaatttaacttGACtcatctttatttgtaaaatgtttctccACTATCCCATCCTTAGAGAATAGATACCCTTCCCTCATCCTATAAATTCCCCAGCTTCACAACAGCTCCTTGgtgcctctctccttcccctttttctcttctgccttctttttctccCAATACTCCCATCCTCTTGTTTTCAAGTGCAGAGAGGCTTAactatctctcttttcttttatgcTAAGATTATTGTGGATGTACGTCCATGTCCTCAGGATCTAACCCATGTCCTCAGGATCTAACCTTCTATTCCCGATGGCTATTTTTCCAAGCCAAATACTGTTGCAatagttaagaaaacaaaaatgttgccTGGTTACAATGGTAACAGGAGCAGGAAGCATACATTTAATGCTTACTATGATCCAAACTCCAAGGGCTCTTTATGTCTTGTCTCGTGAGATTCCCACAAAAATTCAGTGAAGCCTGGCATTATGAGTCCCATTTTAACAATCTTGAAATTAGATcatggaaagttaaaaaaaaagcaactacaaaccctaatatttattgagttcttatacatcaggcactgttttaagcacttaatgtgttttgtttttaaattgactCTTCACAACTCTACTAGTTAAAAaaattctccccattttacagattaagaagcTGAGACACAAAATTAGGCAATTTTCTCACAATAAATAAGAAGTGGTGCTGTGTATGGAAACCAGGCTGCTTGAATCTGGAACTCAGAATACTGTTTGAGAAGG
This window of the Nomascus leucogenys isolate Asia chromosome 6, Asia_NLE_v1, whole genome shotgun sequence genome carries:
- the LOC105739903 gene encoding uncharacterized protein LOC105739903, encoding MKESFSRSSLWGLLKKQPGSPRPAPASPGVLNRSPVRARPGRAPGLQDGVPRPAHLRPRAGGEEASLGMNGALFVGSRGYPLQARPAQQKLYARGMEMSLRPCRRSPIPFPARG